In a single window of the Streptomyces sp. NBC_00094 genome:
- a CDS encoding cysteine dioxygenase family protein — protein sequence MNMDSDLQIAGDILEVPHLLQPERAHPVTVAEFAGLARAIADDRAQWAPYVEYDATTRWYHRLRTGPGYEVWLLSWVPGQGSGLHDHGLSSGVLTVLQGELTERTERGARTLDGGAQRVFAPGYVHEVVNDSLEPAVSLHVYFPGLTEMPMHESVQGQCAPASTGVVLA from the coding sequence ATGAACATGGACAGCGACCTTCAGATCGCCGGCGACATCCTCGAGGTCCCGCACCTCCTCCAGCCCGAGCGCGCCCACCCCGTCACCGTGGCCGAGTTCGCCGGACTCGCGCGCGCCATCGCCGACGACCGCGCCCAGTGGGCCCCGTACGTCGAGTACGACGCCACCACCCGCTGGTACCACCGGCTGCGCACCGGCCCCGGCTACGAGGTGTGGCTGCTCTCCTGGGTGCCCGGTCAGGGCAGCGGGCTCCACGACCACGGGCTCTCCTCCGGCGTCCTGACCGTCCTGCAGGGCGAACTGACGGAACGTACGGAACGGGGCGCGCGGACGCTCGACGGCGGCGCGCAGCGCGTGTTCGCGCCGGGGTACGTCCACGAGGTCGTCAACGACTCCCTCGAACCGGCCGTCAGCCTGCACGTCTACTTCCCCGGCCTCACCGAGATGCCGATGCACGAGTCGGTCCAGGGTCAGTGCGCCCCGGCCTCCACGGGTGTCGTCCTCGCCTGA
- the cofD gene encoding 2-phospho-L-lactate transferase, protein MRIVVLAGGIGGARFLRGLKQAAPDAEITVVGNTGDDIHLFGLKVCPDLDTVMYTLGGGINEEQGWGRLDESFTVKEELAAYGVGPEWFGLGDRDFATHIVRTQMLGAGYPLSAVTEALCARWKPGVRLIPMSDDRVETHVAIDVDGEQRAVHFQEYWVKLRASVDAKAVVPVGAEAAKPAPGVLEAIAEADVVLFPPSNPVVSVGTILAVPGIREAIVAAAAAGTPVVGLSPIVGDAPVRGMADKVLAAVGVESTATAVALHYGSELVGGWLVDTVDAGAVADVEAAGIRCRAVPLMMTDVEATAAMAREALALAEEVRG, encoded by the coding sequence ATGCGCATTGTGGTTCTGGCCGGTGGCATCGGTGGTGCCCGTTTCCTTCGCGGCCTCAAGCAGGCCGCGCCGGACGCGGAGATCACGGTCGTCGGCAACACCGGTGACGACATCCATCTCTTCGGGCTGAAGGTCTGCCCCGACCTGGACACGGTGATGTACACCCTCGGCGGTGGCATCAACGAGGAACAGGGCTGGGGCCGCCTCGACGAGTCCTTCACCGTCAAGGAGGAGCTCGCGGCGTACGGCGTCGGACCCGAGTGGTTCGGCCTCGGCGACCGGGACTTCGCGACCCACATCGTCCGTACGCAGATGCTCGGCGCCGGCTACCCGCTGAGCGCCGTCACCGAGGCGCTCTGCGCCCGCTGGAAGCCGGGCGTGCGGCTGATCCCCATGTCCGACGACCGCGTCGAGACGCATGTGGCGATCGACGTCGACGGCGAGCAGCGGGCCGTGCACTTCCAGGAGTACTGGGTGAAGCTGCGCGCCTCCGTGGACGCGAAGGCCGTCGTACCGGTCGGCGCGGAGGCGGCGAAGCCCGCGCCGGGCGTCCTGGAGGCGATCGCCGAGGCGGACGTCGTCCTCTTCCCGCCGTCCAACCCCGTGGTGAGCGTCGGGACGATCCTGGCCGTGCCCGGGATCCGTGAGGCGATCGTCGCGGCCGCGGCCGCCGGGACGCCGGTCGTGGGCCTCTCCCCCATCGTCGGCGACGCGCCCGTGCGGGGCATGGCCGACAAGGTGCTCGCGGCGGTCGGCGTGGAGTCCACGGCGACCGCGGTGGCCCTGCACTACGGCTCCGAGCTCGTCGGCGGCTGGCTGGTGGACACCGTGGACGCGGGCGCCGTGGCGGACGTCGAGGCGGCGGGCATCCGCTGCCGTGCGGTGCCGCTGATGATGACGGACGTGGAGGCCACGGCCGCGATGGCGCGTGAGGCGCTGGCGCTCGCCGAGGAGGTACGCGGGTGA
- a CDS encoding coenzyme F420-0:L-glutamate ligase yields the protein MTAGPPSYRVWALPGLPEVAAGDDLAKLIASASPSPELVDGDVLLVTSKIVSKAEGRVIAADDREEAIDAETVRVVARRGLLRIVENRQGLVMAAAGVDASNTPSGTVLLLPEDPDASARRIRSGLREALGVDVGVVVTDTFGRPWRSGLTDVAIGAAGVRVLDDLRGGTDAYGNPLSATVVATADELAAAGDLVKGKASGLPVAVVRGLPHVVAGDEEPGARALVRGAADDMFRLGTSEAVREAVTLRRTVREFTEEPVDPGAVRRAVAAAVTAPAPHHTTPWRFVLLESQESRTRLLDAMRDAWIADLRRDGKSEESVAKRVRRGDVLRNAPYLAVPCLVMDGAHHYGDPRRDAAEREMFVVAAGAGVQNFLVALAGERLGSAWVSSTMFCRDVVREVLGLPEGWDPMGAVAIGHAAAAPKERPARHATEFVEVR from the coding sequence GTGACCGCCGGTCCCCCCTCGTACCGGGTCTGGGCGCTGCCCGGGCTGCCCGAGGTGGCGGCCGGGGACGATCTGGCCAAGCTCATCGCCTCCGCCTCGCCCTCGCCCGAGCTCGTCGACGGGGACGTCCTCCTCGTCACCTCCAAGATCGTGAGCAAGGCCGAGGGGCGGGTGATCGCCGCCGACGACCGCGAGGAGGCGATAGACGCCGAGACGGTACGGGTGGTGGCGCGCCGCGGCCTGCTGCGGATCGTCGAGAACCGGCAGGGGCTCGTCATGGCCGCCGCCGGGGTCGATGCCTCCAACACCCCTTCCGGGACGGTGCTGTTGCTGCCGGAGGACCCCGACGCCTCGGCGCGGCGCATCCGTTCGGGGCTGCGTGAGGCGCTCGGCGTGGACGTGGGCGTCGTCGTCACGGACACCTTCGGGCGGCCCTGGCGCAGTGGCCTCACCGATGTCGCGATCGGCGCGGCCGGGGTGCGGGTCCTCGACGACCTGCGCGGCGGGACCGACGCGTACGGCAATCCGCTGAGCGCGACCGTGGTCGCCACGGCCGACGAACTCGCCGCCGCCGGCGACCTGGTGAAGGGCAAGGCGAGCGGGCTTCCGGTCGCCGTCGTCCGGGGCCTGCCGCACGTGGTGGCCGGGGACGAGGAGCCGGGGGCGCGGGCGCTCGTGCGCGGCGCCGCCGACGACATGTTCCGGCTCGGGACGTCGGAGGCCGTACGGGAGGCGGTGACGCTGCGGCGGACCGTACGGGAGTTCACGGAGGAGCCGGTCGATCCGGGGGCGGTACGGCGCGCGGTCGCCGCGGCCGTCACGGCGCCGGCCCCGCACCACACGACGCCCTGGCGGTTCGTCCTCCTGGAGTCGCAGGAGTCGCGGACGCGGCTGCTCGACGCGATGCGGGACGCGTGGATCGCGGACCTGCGGCGGGACGGGAAGTCCGAGGAGTCCGTCGCCAAGCGCGTACGCCGCGGGGACGTCCTGCGCAACGCGCCCTATCTGGCCGTGCCCTGCCTCGTCATGGACGGCGCCCACCACTACGGCGATCCGCGCCGGGACGCCGCCGAGCGCGAGATGTTCGTGGTCGCGGCGGGCGCGGGCGTGCAGAACTTCCTGGTGGCGCTCGCGGGTGAGCGGCTGGGGTCGGCGTGGGTGTCGTCGACGATGTTCTGCCGGGACGTCGTACGGGAGGTCCTCGGGCTGCCGGAGGGCTGGGACCCGATGGGCGCGGTCGCGATCGGGCATGCGGCGGCGGCACCGAAGGAGCGTCCGGCGCGGCACGCGACGGAGTTCGTCGAGGTGCGCTGA
- a CDS encoding DNA-3-methyladenine glycosylase, giving the protein MAGRYPPRTPTTPTTRTTVRGGHVPVPLTVDAPVDLGLTLGPLRRGPADPTFRVTPDGSVWRASRTPDGPGTIRVAVRDGAAEAEAWGPGAPWLLTRLPALLGAEDDPTAFVPRHRLLAATHRRRPGLRLTRTGLVLESLIPSVLEQKVTTDEAYRAWRLLVRKYGEPAPGPAPEGMYVMPDARAWTLIPSWEWHLAGVEDKRAATIVRAARAARRMEEAAGMAPSEARARLELIPGVGPWTSAETVQRSNGAPDEVTMGDLHLPGIVGWALAGDRAADDAAMLDLLAPYAGQRHRAARLILLSGRVPPRRAPRMTPGDIARF; this is encoded by the coding sequence ATGGCCGGCCGCTACCCACCCCGCACCCCCACCACCCCCACCACCCGCACCACAGTGCGCGGCGGCCACGTCCCCGTACCGCTCACGGTCGACGCCCCCGTAGACCTGGGTCTCACCCTCGGCCCCCTCCGCCGGGGCCCGGCGGACCCCACCTTCCGGGTGACCCCCGACGGCTCGGTCTGGCGGGCGAGCCGCACGCCCGACGGCCCGGGCACGATCCGGGTGGCCGTCCGCGACGGCGCGGCGGAGGCCGAAGCCTGGGGCCCCGGCGCCCCCTGGCTCCTGACCCGCCTCCCCGCACTCCTCGGCGCCGAGGACGACCCCACCGCCTTCGTCCCCCGCCACAGGCTCCTCGCCGCCACCCACCGCCGCCGCCCCGGCCTCCGCCTCACCCGCACGGGCCTGGTCCTGGAGTCGCTGATCCCGTCGGTCCTGGAGCAGAAGGTCACGACGGACGAGGCCTACCGCGCCTGGCGGCTGCTCGTACGGAAGTACGGCGAGCCCGCCCCGGGCCCGGCCCCCGAGGGCATGTACGTCATGCCGGACGCCCGCGCGTGGACCCTGATCCCGTCCTGGGAGTGGCACCTCGCGGGCGTCGAGGACAAGCGCGCCGCCACGATCGTGCGGGCGGCGAGGGCGGCCCGCCGCATGGAGGAGGCCGCGGGCATGGCCCCCTCCGAGGCCCGCGCCCGCCTCGAACTGATCCCGGGCGTCGGCCCCTGGACCTCCGCGGAGACGGTCCAGCGCAGCAACGGCGCCCCCGACGAGGTCACCATGGGCGACCTCCACCTCCCGGGCATCGTCGGCTGGGCCCTCGCGGGCGACCGCGCGGCGGACGACGCGGCGATGCTCGACCTGCTCGCCCCGTACGCGGGCCAGCGCCACCGGGCGGCCCGCCTGATCCTCCTCAGCGGCCGCGTCCCGCCCCGCCGGGCGCCCCGTATGACGCCGGGCGACATCGCGCGCTTCTGA
- a CDS encoding NDP-sugar synthase, whose translation MTEAILLVGGKGTRLRPLTVNTPKPMVPAAGVPFLTHQLARARAAGVEHIVLATSYLAEVFEPHFGDGSDLGLSLEYVTEEEPLGTGGAIRNVASRLHSGPDDPVLIFNGDILTGLDIRALVDTHATSGADVSLHLTRVEDPRAFGLVPTDETGRVTAFLEKPQTPEEIVTDQINAGAYVFRRSVIDTIPAGRPVSVERETFPELLSSGAHLQGMVDSTYWLDLGTPQAFVRGSADLVLGRAPSPAVPGRCGDRLVLPSARVAPDAKLTGGTVVGADAVVGEGARITGSTILAGAVVEPGAVITDSLVGAGARIGARSVLTGAVIGDGAQVGPDNELRDGIRIWCDTTLPANAVRFSSDQ comes from the coding sequence GTGACAGAAGCGATCCTCCTGGTCGGTGGCAAGGGCACAAGGCTGCGACCCCTCACGGTCAACACGCCCAAGCCCATGGTCCCGGCGGCGGGCGTCCCCTTCCTGACGCATCAGCTGGCCCGCGCCCGCGCCGCCGGCGTCGAGCACATCGTGCTCGCCACCTCCTACCTCGCCGAGGTCTTCGAGCCGCACTTCGGTGACGGCTCCGACCTCGGTCTGAGCCTGGAGTACGTCACCGAGGAGGAGCCGCTCGGGACCGGCGGCGCGATCCGCAACGTGGCCTCCCGGCTGCACTCCGGCCCCGACGACCCGGTCCTGATCTTCAACGGGGACATCCTCACGGGCCTCGACATCCGGGCCCTCGTCGACACCCACGCCACCTCCGGCGCGGACGTCTCGCTCCACCTCACCCGGGTCGAGGACCCGCGCGCCTTCGGTCTGGTCCCCACGGACGAGACGGGCAGGGTCACCGCCTTCCTGGAGAAGCCGCAGACCCCCGAAGAGATCGTCACGGACCAGATCAACGCCGGCGCGTACGTCTTCCGCCGCTCGGTCATCGACACCATCCCCGCGGGCCGCCCGGTCTCGGTCGAGCGCGAGACCTTCCCGGAGCTGCTCTCCTCCGGCGCCCACCTCCAGGGCATGGTCGACTCCACGTACTGGCTGGACCTCGGCACCCCGCAGGCCTTCGTCCGCGGCTCCGCCGACCTGGTCCTCGGCCGCGCCCCGTCCCCGGCCGTCCCGGGCCGCTGCGGCGACCGCCTGGTCCTCCCGTCGGCCCGGGTCGCCCCGGACGCCAAGCTGACCGGCGGCACGGTCGTCGGCGCGGACGCGGTGGTCGGCGAGGGCGCCCGCATCACGGGCTCCACGATCCTGGCGGGCGCGGTGGTGGAACCCGGCGCGGTGATCACCGACTCCCTCGTCGGCGCGGGCGCCCGCATCGGAGCCCGCTCGGTCCTCACGGGCGCGGTCATAGGCGACGGCGCCCAGGTGGGCCCGGACAACGAACTCCGGGACGGCATCCGCATCTGGTGCGACACCACCCTCCCCGCGAACGCGGTCCGCTTCTCCTCGGACCAGTAA
- a CDS encoding peptidoglycan recognition protein, with the protein MRASLASSIAVTCAAALALPVSLAAPVAAVAPTALPPAVSALPPEPGQLPGSTQSLPLVPLDGSVRGFGAGGDSGDQGLARRDVRPFSLVGVVWDDPAAALHGTVQVRTRSTGDGTWSEWQDVETHNDEHGADPATAEGTGRALKGATAPLWVGDSDGVEIRVRGEEQLPEGLSLELVDPGTVPVGDAPDAADAPDAPAPRTRTAAAAAVPEAATAPAAPAAPAAPAVPAGLSAAEAAASAANSQLASYGAAWIPALSKVATEATVRLPETTTAVKKAPAVKPFIGPRPKIITRKGWGADESIREKGFVYTKTIKAAFVHHSATGNNYTCRQAPSVLRSIYRYHVKSSGWRDFGYNFAVDKCGNIYEGRAGGVAKPVLGAHTLGFNTNSMGIAVLGTFSKSAPPAAAVTAVARLTAWKLGLHGVNPNSTTYLTSGGGNLYKKGTKVKLRTIAGHRDGFATECPGARLYGKLATARTTSAKYQGRL; encoded by the coding sequence ATGCGTGCCTCACTCGCCTCCTCGATCGCCGTCACCTGCGCGGCGGCGCTCGCCCTGCCGGTCTCCCTTGCCGCACCTGTGGCGGCCGTGGCGCCGACGGCGCTGCCACCGGCGGTCTCCGCGCTGCCACCGGAGCCCGGGCAGCTGCCCGGCTCCACCCAGTCGCTGCCGCTCGTGCCCCTGGACGGTTCCGTACGCGGCTTCGGCGCCGGGGGCGACTCCGGCGACCAGGGCCTGGCCCGGCGCGACGTCAGACCCTTCTCCCTCGTCGGCGTCGTCTGGGACGATCCGGCGGCCGCGCTGCACGGCACCGTCCAGGTCCGCACCCGTTCCACCGGTGACGGGACCTGGTCGGAGTGGCAGGACGTGGAGACCCACAACGACGAGCACGGCGCCGACCCGGCGACCGCCGAGGGCACCGGCCGGGCGCTCAAGGGCGCGACCGCGCCGCTCTGGGTGGGCGACTCGGACGGCGTCGAGATCCGCGTACGAGGGGAGGAGCAGCTCCCGGAGGGCCTGAGCCTCGAACTGGTGGACCCGGGCACGGTTCCCGTCGGCGACGCCCCGGACGCCGCGGATGCCCCGGACGCCCCGGCGCCCCGGACCCGCACCGCGGCGGCCGCGGCGGTCCCGGAGGCCGCAACAGCCCCGGCGGCCCCGGCGGCCCCGGCGGCCCCCGCGGTCCCCGCCGGTCTGTCGGCGGCGGAGGCGGCGGCCAGCGCGGCCAACTCCCAGCTGGCGTCGTACGGCGCGGCCTGGATCCCGGCGCTGTCGAAGGTGGCGACGGAAGCGACGGTCCGCCTGCCGGAGACGACGACAGCGGTGAAGAAGGCCCCCGCGGTGAAGCCCTTCATCGGCCCGCGCCCGAAGATCATCACCCGCAAGGGCTGGGGAGCCGACGAGAGCATCCGCGAGAAGGGCTTCGTGTACACGAAGACCATCAAGGCGGCCTTCGTCCACCACAGCGCGACCGGCAACAACTACACCTGCCGCCAAGCCCCCTCCGTCCTGCGCAGTATCTACCGCTACCACGTCAAGAGCAGTGGATGGCGGGACTTCGGCTACAACTTCGCCGTCGACAAGTGCGGAAACATCTACGAAGGGCGTGCGGGGGGCGTGGCCAAGCCCGTCCTCGGGGCGCACACGCTCGGTTTCAACACCAACAGCATGGGCATCGCCGTCCTCGGCACGTTCAGCAAGAGCGCTCCGCCGGCTGCCGCCGTCACCGCCGTCGCCCGTCTGACGGCCTGGAAGCTCGGTCTGCACGGGGTGAACCCGAACAGCACGACGTATCTGACGTCAGGGGGCGGAAACCTGTACAAGAAGGGCACGAAGGTCAAGCTCCGTACGATCGCCGGACACCGTGACGGATTCGCCACGGAGTGCCCCGGCGCCCGCCTGTACGGCAAGCTCGCGACGGCCAGGACGACCTCGGCGAAGTACCAGGGAAGGCTCTGA
- a CDS encoding TIGR03089 family protein: MNASDRTPADLLRSALAADPARPLVTFYDDATGERVELSVATFANWVAKTANLLQGELSAAPGDRLALLLPAHWQTAVWLLACSSVGVTVELGGDPADADLVVAGPETLEAGLACSGERIALSLAPLGRRFPAPPAGYADYAVEVPSQGDRFAPFVPVDPEAPALVVDGTERSGAQLVEQARVDAAELGLAPGSRLLSGLGYDTWQGLSAGLYAPLATGGSVVLCRNLDRLAPEALEKRMESERVTHSAA, encoded by the coding sequence GTGAACGCCAGCGACCGCACCCCCGCCGACCTGCTGCGATCCGCGCTCGCCGCGGACCCCGCCCGCCCCTTGGTCACTTTCTACGACGACGCCACCGGTGAGCGCGTGGAATTGTCCGTCGCCACCTTCGCCAATTGGGTGGCCAAGACGGCGAACCTGCTCCAGGGCGAACTGTCCGCCGCCCCGGGAGACCGACTCGCGCTGCTGCTGCCCGCGCACTGGCAGACGGCCGTCTGGCTGCTCGCCTGCTCCTCCGTGGGGGTGACCGTCGAGCTCGGTGGCGATCCCGCGGACGCCGACCTCGTGGTCGCGGGTCCCGAGACGCTGGAGGCGGGTCTCGCCTGCTCCGGTGAGCGGATCGCGCTCTCCCTGGCGCCGCTGGGCCGCCGCTTCCCCGCCCCGCCCGCCGGATACGCGGACTACGCGGTCGAGGTGCCGAGCCAGGGCGACCGGTTCGCCCCGTTCGTACCGGTGGACCCGGAGGCTCCCGCCCTCGTCGTCGACGGTACGGAACGCAGCGGCGCGCAACTCGTCGAGCAGGCCCGCGTGGACGCGGCGGAGCTCGGCCTCGCCCCCGGCTCCCGGCTGCTCTCCGGCCTCGGCTACGACACCTGGCAGGGGCTCTCGGCCGGTCTGTACGCGCCGCTGGCGACCGGCGGCTCGGTGGTGCTCTGCCGGAACCTGGACCGGCTCGCGCCCGAGGCCCTGGAGAAGCGGATGGAGAGCGAGCGAGTGACCCACTCGGCCGCCTGA
- a CDS encoding LCP family protein yields the protein MTDRAGTPPEPDPPAAEDAAPGVPEEPHKRHWLRWTALGISVVVLIAAGVGWWFYRKLDGNITTDTTAADELRRYEKERPTAGATAARNILLIGSDTRTGEGNRKYGKDKGTQRSDTTILLHLSAEKSSATAVSLPRDLMVTIPSCRKTDGTRTREQFAQFNWAFEFGGTACTIRTVEKLTGIRVDNHMVIDFRGFKKMVDAVDGVEVCLKEPVDDPDAKLKLPAGRQTLHGEQALGFVRARKSIGNGSDTERMDRQQQFLGALVNKVQSDGVLLNPTKLYPVLDAATKAITTDPGLDSLKDLYDLARAMRAIPTEKVQFLTVPRRPYSYNANRDELVQPAASQLFRQLREDRPVLVTPHTEEDGKPDDAEAPTPSATPTFTGRNAAEGVCS from the coding sequence GTGACGGACCGTGCAGGCACGCCCCCTGAACCGGACCCCCCGGCTGCGGAGGACGCGGCGCCCGGCGTTCCGGAGGAGCCGCACAAACGCCACTGGCTGCGCTGGACGGCCCTCGGGATCTCGGTCGTGGTGCTGATCGCGGCCGGGGTCGGCTGGTGGTTCTACCGGAAACTCGACGGCAACATCACCACGGACACGACCGCCGCCGACGAGCTCCGGAGGTACGAGAAGGAGCGGCCGACGGCGGGCGCCACGGCCGCCCGGAACATCCTGCTCATCGGCTCGGACACCCGGACCGGCGAGGGGAACCGCAAGTACGGCAAGGACAAGGGCACCCAGCGCTCCGACACGACGATCCTGCTGCACCTCTCGGCGGAGAAGTCGAGCGCGACGGCCGTCTCCCTCCCCCGCGACCTCATGGTGACGATCCCGAGCTGCCGCAAGACCGACGGGACCCGCACCCGCGAGCAGTTCGCGCAGTTCAACTGGGCCTTCGAGTTCGGCGGTACGGCGTGCACGATCCGTACCGTCGAGAAGCTGACCGGGATCCGCGTCGACAACCACATGGTCATCGACTTCCGGGGCTTCAAGAAGATGGTCGACGCCGTGGACGGGGTGGAGGTCTGCCTCAAGGAACCGGTCGACGACCCCGACGCCAAGCTGAAGCTGCCGGCGGGGCGCCAGACGCTCCACGGCGAGCAGGCGCTCGGTTTCGTACGGGCCCGCAAGTCGATCGGCAACGGCAGCGACACGGAACGCATGGACCGGCAGCAGCAGTTCCTCGGCGCCCTCGTCAACAAGGTGCAGAGCGACGGGGTCCTGCTGAACCCCACCAAGCTGTACCCGGTCCTCGACGCGGCCACGAAGGCGATCACGACCGACCCCGGGCTCGACTCGCTGAAGGACCTGTACGACCTGGCGCGCGCGATGCGGGCCATCCCGACGGAGAAGGTGCAGTTCCTCACGGTGCCGCGCCGCCCGTACTCGTACAACGCGAATCGGGACGAACTGGTACAGCCGGCGGCGAGTCAACTCTTCAGGCAGCTACGGGAGGACAGACCCGTCCTCGTGACGCCGCACACGGAGGAGGACGGGAAGCCCGACGACGCGGAGGCCCCGACACCCTCGGCGACGCCGACCTTCACGGGGCGGAACGCGGCGGAGGGAGTGTGCTCCTAG
- a CDS encoding LCP family protein, with protein sequence MDAHSRGRADEIDPADQWVLNPQTGNYELRLDHSAGQPQASQAPSRPRGSSTATAADTGYGADTATATATEAPVPGQRRRRLSEQGGGGQQPPASRRKRKQGASRKKKVLLWTGGTMAFVLVGGATGAYMIYQKLDGNIGSVDVGSAAVKTETMDGPLNILILGNDVRVGEGNESYGNKSNVTGHADTTFLIHISEDRTNATALSIPRDLKTEIPDCPTKQPDKSIKVIPGSVGKTRFNESFGVNGRDPGCTMRTITKMSGIGINHFMMVDFNAVKTLSTAVGGVKVCLTKPIRDTKYSKLNLDEGEHRIQGEDALAFLRNRHGLGNESDLDRIKMQQQFLASMMRQLKEDTLDSPTQLLSVANAATEALTVDNGIGSALKLTTLAQEIGKVDLKNISFMTVPVVDNPDEPPNARATVVLDQTKAPQVFSMIENDVSFTEVKKKEKDAKDAKAQAQAKLLQGARAKAVDVRVDVYNGSGITGAAQSTINWLQNDMGVSRSTNKSNAPEKAAKTTLTYAPNQADQARKLADMMGLPATALKPGTQNAGEREPMTLVLGADFKGAGVPIKGPTKAPDVDKVEADKKVCAE encoded by the coding sequence GTGGACGCGCACAGCCGTGGACGGGCGGACGAGATCGACCCCGCCGACCAGTGGGTCCTCAACCCGCAGACCGGCAACTACGAACTGCGACTGGACCACTCCGCTGGGCAGCCGCAGGCATCGCAGGCACCGTCCCGGCCCCGTGGATCGAGCACGGCCACCGCGGCCGACACCGGCTACGGCGCCGACACCGCCACCGCCACCGCCACCGAGGCGCCCGTCCCCGGCCAGCGCCGCCGCCGCCTCTCCGAGCAGGGCGGCGGCGGACAGCAGCCGCCCGCGAGCCGCCGCAAGCGCAAGCAGGGCGCGTCCCGCAAGAAGAAGGTCCTCCTGTGGACCGGCGGCACGATGGCCTTCGTCCTCGTGGGCGGCGCCACCGGCGCGTACATGATCTACCAGAAGCTCGACGGCAACATCGGCTCGGTCGACGTCGGCAGCGCGGCGGTCAAGACCGAGACGATGGACGGGCCGCTCAACATCCTGATCCTCGGCAACGACGTCCGGGTCGGCGAGGGTAACGAGAGCTACGGGAACAAGAGCAACGTCACCGGCCACGCCGACACGACCTTCCTCATCCACATCTCCGAGGACCGCACCAACGCGACGGCCCTCAGCATTCCCCGGGACCTGAAGACCGAGATCCCGGACTGCCCCACGAAGCAGCCCGACAAGTCGATCAAGGTCATCCCCGGATCCGTCGGGAAGACCCGGTTCAACGAGTCCTTCGGCGTGAACGGCCGGGACCCGGGCTGCACCATGCGCACCATCACGAAGATGTCCGGCATCGGCATCAATCACTTCATGATGGTCGACTTCAACGCGGTCAAGACCCTGTCGACCGCCGTGGGCGGGGTGAAGGTCTGCCTGACCAAGCCCATCCGCGACACCAAGTACTCCAAGCTCAACCTCGACGAGGGCGAGCACCGCATCCAGGGCGAGGACGCGCTCGCGTTCCTCCGCAACCGCCATGGTCTCGGCAACGAGAGCGACCTGGACCGCATCAAGATGCAGCAGCAGTTCCTCGCCTCGATGATGCGGCAGCTGAAGGAAGACACGCTGGACAGCCCCACGCAGCTGCTCTCCGTCGCGAACGCCGCGACCGAGGCGCTGACCGTGGACAACGGCATAGGAAGTGCCCTGAAGCTGACCACACTTGCCCAGGAGATCGGCAAGGTCGACCTCAAGAACATCAGCTTCATGACCGTGCCGGTGGTCGACAACCCCGACGAGCCGCCGAACGCGCGGGCAACCGTCGTCCTCGACCAGACCAAGGCCCCCCAGGTCTTCAGCATGATCGAGAACGACGTCTCCTTCACCGAGGTCAAGAAGAAGGAGAAGGACGCCAAGGACGCCAAGGCGCAGGCCCAGGCGAAGCTCCTCCAGGGCGCGCGCGCGAAGGCCGTCGACGTACGCGTCGACGTCTACAACGGCAGCGGCATCACGGGCGCCGCGCAGTCGACGATCAACTGGCTGCAGAACGACATGGGTGTGAGCCGCTCCACCAACAAGAGCAACGCCCCTGAGAAGGCGGCGAAGACCACGCTCACCTACGCACCGAACCAGGCCGATCAGGCCCGCAAGCTCGCGGACATGATGGGTCTGCCCGCCACGGCACTCAAGCCGGGCACGCAGAACGCCGGGGAGCGCGAGCCCATGACGCTCGTCCTCGGCGCCGACTTCAAGGGCGCGGGGGTGCCCATCAAGGGTCCGACGAAGGCGCCGGACGTCGACAAGGTAGAAGCCGACAAGAAGGTGTGTGCCGAATGA